A region from the Longimicrobium sp. genome encodes:
- a CDS encoding ATP-dependent helicase: MQPIPEYLRGLNPEQRHAALATEGPVLVLAGAGSGKTSMLVHRIAYMIRDRGINPKQILAVTFTNKAATEMRERVARMVGKEARGVLLSTFHSLGARLLRDYGDRIGLPKDFSIYPTGDQAQAVKRIMAEEVHISATVGEDSFDPKRVLFAISDWKNRLVTPPEAAREVAEGRMKNDRNDDYAVLAADIYPRYEATLRAAGACDFDDLLVLPVQLLRDHPDVRERLWKRWRYVMIDEYQDTNGAQFEVARMMAGPLKNLCVVGDDDQSIYAWRGADVRNILDFENHFPGAQVVLLEENYRSTQRILDAANGVIANNSSRRPKRLRTGNGPGPKIDYWSFNETSGKTSEELESEMVAREIGVRRFAEKLKWADFAVLYRTNLQSKPFEEALRAANIPYRVVGGQSFFDRKEVADLVAYLRVILNPRDEVSLRRIINYPGRGIGRTTIMKLVDASRAAHEPLYETLKRVGEVDGINRGTTEAVRSFVEMMEELRMEFQSTQAAIDHGLTTQRSLFGFTQEMVKRLRLEEAVRADNSKSERAAAVRVDILREFVGSIQRFEERTWADRPPPDDEDDWNPPAMRAFLERVSLTDEDDRKDKEDEAPDQVTLLTMHSAKGLEFTHVFIVGLEEEILPHSRSVKSSAAAEADAEENWQTWEANGGGDPIAEERRLFYVGITRARHRLTLSGCATRRQRGDLIVRKPSRFLAEIPAELLDQKTPGATTSLSPEESKSFRANVMADLRKQLAGG; encoded by the coding sequence TTGCAACCGATTCCCGAGTACCTCCGCGGGCTCAATCCCGAGCAGCGCCACGCCGCGCTCGCCACCGAGGGGCCCGTCCTGGTCCTGGCCGGCGCGGGCTCGGGCAAAACCAGCATGCTCGTGCACCGGATCGCCTACATGATCCGCGACCGGGGCATCAATCCCAAGCAGATCCTGGCCGTCACCTTCACCAACAAGGCCGCCACGGAGATGCGCGAGCGTGTCGCCCGGATGGTGGGGAAGGAGGCCAGGGGCGTCCTCCTCTCCACCTTCCACTCCCTGGGCGCGCGGCTGCTGCGCGACTACGGCGACCGCATCGGCCTGCCCAAGGATTTCTCCATCTATCCCACGGGAGACCAGGCGCAGGCCGTCAAGCGCATCATGGCCGAGGAGGTGCACATCAGCGCCACCGTCGGGGAGGATTCGTTCGATCCCAAGCGCGTGCTCTTCGCCATCTCCGACTGGAAGAACCGCCTGGTCACCCCGCCCGAGGCCGCGCGCGAGGTGGCGGAGGGGCGGATGAAGAACGACCGCAACGACGACTACGCCGTCCTCGCGGCCGACATCTACCCGCGGTACGAGGCCACCCTGCGCGCCGCGGGAGCGTGCGATTTCGACGACCTGCTGGTGCTTCCCGTGCAGCTGCTGCGCGACCATCCCGACGTTCGCGAGCGGCTGTGGAAGCGCTGGCGGTACGTGATGATCGACGAGTACCAGGACACCAACGGCGCCCAGTTCGAGGTGGCCCGCATGATGGCCGGTCCGCTGAAGAACCTGTGCGTGGTGGGCGACGACGACCAGTCCATCTACGCCTGGCGCGGCGCCGACGTGCGGAACATCCTGGACTTCGAGAACCACTTTCCCGGCGCGCAGGTGGTGCTGCTGGAAGAGAACTACCGCTCCACGCAGCGCATCCTCGACGCGGCCAACGGGGTGATCGCCAACAACTCGTCGCGCCGCCCCAAGCGGCTGCGCACGGGGAACGGCCCCGGCCCCAAGATCGACTACTGGTCGTTCAACGAGACGAGCGGAAAGACGTCGGAGGAACTGGAATCGGAGATGGTGGCCCGCGAGATCGGCGTGCGCCGCTTCGCCGAAAAGCTGAAGTGGGCCGACTTCGCGGTGCTCTATCGCACGAACCTGCAGAGCAAGCCCTTCGAAGAAGCGCTGCGGGCGGCCAACATCCCCTACCGCGTGGTCGGCGGGCAGTCGTTCTTCGACCGCAAGGAGGTGGCGGACCTGGTGGCCTACCTTCGCGTGATCCTCAACCCGCGCGACGAGGTTTCGCTCCGCCGCATCATCAACTACCCCGGCCGCGGCATCGGGCGCACGACCATCATGAAGCTGGTCGACGCTTCGCGCGCCGCGCACGAGCCGCTGTACGAAACGCTCAAGCGGGTGGGCGAGGTCGACGGGATCAACCGCGGCACGACAGAGGCGGTGCGGTCGTTCGTGGAGATGATGGAGGAGCTGCGGATGGAGTTCCAGTCCACGCAAGCCGCCATCGACCACGGGCTTACGACGCAGCGGTCGCTGTTCGGCTTTACGCAGGAGATGGTGAAGCGCCTGCGGCTGGAAGAGGCGGTACGCGCGGACAATTCCAAGAGCGAGCGCGCGGCTGCGGTGCGGGTGGACATCCTCCGCGAGTTCGTGGGATCGATCCAGCGGTTCGAGGAGCGCACCTGGGCCGACCGCCCTCCCCCGGACGACGAGGACGACTGGAACCCGCCGGCGATGCGCGCCTTTTTGGAGCGCGTGTCGCTGACGGACGAGGACGACCGCAAGGACAAGGAGGACGAGGCTCCCGACCAGGTGACGCTGCTGACCATGCACAGCGCCAAGGGGCTGGAGTTCACCCACGTCTTCATCGTGGGTCTGGAGGAGGAAATCCTGCCGCACTCGCGCAGCGTGAAGAGCTCGGCGGCGGCGGAAGCCGACGCGGAGGAGAACTGGCAGACCTGGGAGGCGAACGGGGGCGGCGACCCCATTGCGGAGGAGCGCCGCCTGTTCTACGTGGGAATCACGCGGGCACGGCACCGGCTTACGCTGTCCGGCTGCGCCACCCGCCGACAGCGTGGCGACCTGATCGTCCGCAAGCCGTCGCGCTTCCTGGCCGAGATCCCTGCCGAGCTGCTGGACCAGAAGACGCCGGGCGCCACCACCTCGCTCTCGCCGGAGGAAAGCAAGTCGTTCCGTGCGAACGTGATGGCGGACCTCCGCAAGCAGCTGGCGGGGGGATGA